Proteins from a genomic interval of Polaribacter sp. Q13:
- a CDS encoding SusC/RagA family TonB-linked outer membrane protein: MKHKFLILMSLFLGTIAFSQQVLTGKIIDETGIPLMEASVHIIKGNKWTTSNIDGEFKIEFKDEHSKIKVEFLGYQSKEIVIGNRKNITITLLPEVNALSEVIVTALGIKRAQKKVGYATQRVDASTIKEVVAPNAAGLITGKVAGLTVSNPTGLFQAPSFTLRGKSPLIVVDGIPVSTDFYDISPDDIVDITVLKGTSASALYGYRGGNGAIQITTSKGQKSDGLEITVSHNTMVSAGFTVFPETQTEYGNGSNGKYEFWDGQDGGISDGDMIWGPKFEPGVKIAQWNSPIKDNVSGDVTPWWGDVSGTKYDDKSRYSRVPTDWEYHNNLKDFLRTGVINTTSFSVANSTARGSYRLSGNYKSHTGRVPNTNLKTGGLTFNSTTKLSDKLTLDSKLAYNKVFSPNYPRHGYGPKNHMYTILIWMGDDVNGKELNEHRYIPGQEGYRQANFNYAWYNNVYFAAHELNQRYDSNVLNGQLKLNYQFSDDFSIQAMGSSVMKHRFENRESPKSYLNYGDPRDGDYKTWNTSSVDVDYNVLATYNKKITDKFSLGVNAGASSEYHKYQQEYNATDGIIVPELYSLNNTKGNIKGATEFSERSVNSLYGMLELDFDNKLFLTFTGRTDKHSTLPIDNNSLFYPSVSLSSMLSEWFKLPESINYLKAFGSWAQVKRSLSAYQINSYYDNAGTFNGSPELSYSGSLVNPDIEGSLTTNVELGFSAGFLNNRIGLDFAYYNAVDENSIIDLPISLGSGFSSRKENAHQFTTNGLEVSVRATPIKNADFRWDVLANWSKKVQRLTRLDEGAEQYNSLRLNDRTDAYYATVWEKSADGELILDANTGMPTKNPYQQNIGNKNPDFRYGLENTFKYKGFSLKVGIDGVWGGLMRSKTVEKMWWGGKHPNSTEYRDVEYAQGIGTVYVPTGVNVTGGSVQRDLSGNVTSDTRTYATHTSPVSWQAWSQNYPYRAQVTQKESKTFANVFDRSYLKLRTVALSYDLTNVLKVKGIKQINASLNGYNLFILKKADIIDPDFGNDDDLQDPSTRYLGLGLTFKF; this comes from the coding sequence CAAAGAGATTGTTATTGGAAACAGAAAAAATATTACCATAACGCTATTACCCGAAGTAAATGCTTTAAGTGAGGTTATTGTTACTGCTTTAGGTATTAAAAGGGCACAAAAGAAAGTAGGGTATGCTACTCAGCGAGTAGATGCTTCTACCATAAAAGAAGTTGTTGCTCCAAATGCAGCAGGTTTAATTACGGGAAAGGTTGCCGGTTTAACGGTTAGTAATCCAACAGGTTTATTTCAAGCTCCTTCATTTACATTAAGAGGGAAATCTCCATTAATTGTCGTGGATGGTATTCCTGTAAGCACAGATTTTTACGATATTTCTCCGGATGATATTGTAGATATTACGGTTTTAAAAGGAACTTCTGCATCTGCCTTATATGGGTATAGAGGAGGGAATGGAGCCATACAAATTACAACTTCTAAAGGTCAGAAATCAGACGGATTAGAAATTACAGTTTCTCATAACACGATGGTGAGTGCAGGTTTTACGGTTTTTCCAGAAACTCAAACAGAATACGGAAATGGTTCTAACGGAAAATATGAGTTTTGGGACGGACAAGATGGTGGTATTTCTGACGGAGATATGATTTGGGGACCAAAATTTGAGCCTGGTGTAAAAATAGCACAATGGAATAGTCCTATTAAAGACAATGTTTCTGGTGATGTTACTCCTTGGTGGGGAGATGTAAGCGGAACAAAATACGATGATAAATCTCGCTATTCTAGAGTGCCAACTGATTGGGAATATCATAACAACTTAAAAGATTTTTTAAGAACAGGAGTTATCAATACCACTTCTTTTTCTGTTGCCAACTCAACAGCAAGAGGTTCTTATAGATTATCGGGTAATTACAAATCTCATACTGGTAGAGTACCAAATACCAATTTAAAAACGGGAGGGTTAACTTTTAATTCAACAACAAAATTATCAGATAAATTAACCTTAGATAGTAAGTTGGCGTATAATAAAGTGTTTTCTCCTAATTATCCAAGACATGGTTACGGTCCTAAAAACCACATGTACACTATTTTAATTTGGATGGGAGATGATGTAAACGGAAAAGAATTAAATGAACACAGATATATTCCTGGTCAAGAAGGATATAGACAAGCAAACTTTAATTACGCTTGGTATAACAATGTATATTTTGCTGCTCATGAGTTAAATCAGCGATATGACTCTAATGTTTTAAACGGGCAATTAAAATTAAATTATCAATTTTCAGATGATTTCAGTATTCAGGCAATGGGATCTTCTGTAATGAAACATCGTTTTGAAAATAGAGAAAGTCCGAAATCTTATTTAAACTACGGAGACCCAAGAGATGGAGATTACAAAACTTGGAATACTAGTTCTGTGGATGTAGATTATAATGTTTTAGCTACCTATAATAAAAAAATTACAGATAAATTTTCTTTAGGTGTCAATGCAGGAGCTTCATCAGAATACCATAAATACCAACAAGAATACAATGCTACAGATGGTATTATAGTGCCAGAATTGTATAGTTTAAACAATACAAAAGGAAATATAAAAGGAGCAACTGAATTTTCTGAAAGATCTGTAAACAGTTTATACGGAATGTTAGAGTTAGATTTTGATAATAAATTATTCTTAACATTTACAGGTAGAACAGACAAACACTCTACATTACCAATAGATAACAACTCATTATTTTATCCATCGGTATCTTTAAGTAGTATGCTTTCGGAATGGTTTAAATTGCCAGAATCTATCAATTACTTAAAAGCATTTGGGTCTTGGGCTCAGGTAAAAAGATCTTTAAGTGCCTATCAAATTAATTCTTATTATGACAACGCAGGTACTTTTAACGGTAGCCCAGAATTATCGTATTCAGGTAGTTTGGTAAACCCAGATATTGAAGGATCTTTAACAACCAATGTAGAATTAGGTTTTAGCGCAGGTTTCTTAAACAATAGAATAGGATTGGATTTTGCGTACTATAATGCCGTTGATGAAAACTCAATTATAGATTTACCAATTTCTTTAGGATCTGGTTTTTCATCAAGAAAAGAAAATGCACACCAATTTACCACCAATGGTTTGGAGGTTTCAGTAAGAGCTACACCAATTAAAAATGCAGATTTTAGATGGGATGTGTTAGCTAACTGGTCTAAAAAAGTACAACGATTAACAAGATTAGATGAAGGCGCAGAGCAGTACAACAGTTTACGATTAAATGATAGAACAGATGCGTATTATGCAACCGTTTGGGAAAAATCTGCAGATGGAGAATTAATCTTAGATGCAAATACAGGGATGCCAACTAAAAATCCGTATCAACAAAATATAGGAAACAAGAATCCTGATTTTAGGTATGGTTTAGAAAATACTTTTAAATACAAAGGATTTTCTTTAAAAGTAGGTATAGATGGTGTTTGGGGAGGTTTAATGAGATCTAAAACTGTAGAAAAAATGTGGTGGGGTGGTAAACATCCAAACTCTACGGAATATAGAGATGTAGAATATGCTCAAGGAATTGGAACCGTGTATGTGCCAACAGGTGTAAATGTAACAGGAGGTTCTGTGCAAAGAGATTTAAGCGGAAATGTTACTTCAGATACTAGAACCTATGCAACACATACTTCTCCAGTGAGTTGGCAAGCTTGGTCGCAAAACTATCCGTATAGAGCGCAGGTAACACAAAAAGAAAGCAAAACTTTTGCTAATGTTTTCGATAGATCTTATCTAAAATTAAGAACGGTAGCTTTAAGTTACGATTTAACAAACGTGCTTAAAGTAAAAGGCATCAAACAAATTAATGCAAGTCTAAATGGTTACAACTTATTCATCTTAAAAAAAGCAGATATTATTGATCCAGACTTTGGTAATGATGATGATTTACAAGATCCTTCTACAAGATATTTAGGTTTAGGTTTAACTTTTAAATTTTAA
- a CDS encoding SusD/RagB family nutrient-binding outer membrane lipoprotein, whose product MNNFKIILFLMMAVVMSSCEDLDINDNPNKVSVTHPDLLLTNIATSAFQVKGTGGMYASRMLVQTDGESASQFYKWDRDSFDAYNSLRQVTKMMEEADRIVDDSYKGIGYFFRAYYFYDLALTFGDVPYADALKGESDKLYQPKYSSQEDVFRGILKELAEANSLLNGTDIITGDPIFNGDVSKWKKLVNSFRLKVLLTLSKKEGSSSLNIKNEFASIYNTESIIATPEESARLEFVDVVDSRYSEFNSSGYGSGLYMASTFVDMLKEREDARLFAIAGQTKNAKEAGLSIGDFTAYAGGNPIAAYNDVNLVAAAGKVSKVNERYTKDPTAEAHNLLSFSEVQFILAEAAVKGWISSTSALIFYENGIKANFQFYNTYAKGYEAYYTQAEAVKYIAGTKVNFLNASTNEEKLELILTQKYLTSFLQGGWRMYFDHLRTGYPVFPLGLGTAPTRWMYPLDEYNNNSTNVTEAIASQFGGSNDGIREITWWLK is encoded by the coding sequence ATGAACAATTTTAAAATAATATTATTTTTAATGATGGCTGTTGTTATGTCTTCTTGCGAAGATTTAGATATCAATGACAATCCAAATAAAGTAAGTGTAACGCATCCAGATTTATTACTGACTAATATTGCAACTTCTGCTTTTCAAGTGAAAGGAACTGGCGGAATGTATGCTTCTAGAATGCTTGTGCAGACCGATGGTGAAAGTGCTTCGCAGTTTTACAAATGGGACAGAGATAGTTTTGACGCTTATAATAGTTTAAGACAAGTGACTAAAATGATGGAAGAAGCAGACAGAATAGTAGACGATTCTTACAAAGGAATTGGTTACTTTTTTAGAGCATATTATTTTTATGATTTGGCATTAACTTTTGGAGATGTGCCTTATGCAGATGCTTTAAAAGGAGAATCAGATAAATTATATCAACCAAAATATAGTTCACAAGAAGATGTTTTTAGAGGGATTTTAAAAGAGTTAGCAGAGGCAAATTCATTGTTAAATGGTACAGATATCATTACCGGAGATCCTATTTTTAATGGAGATGTTAGTAAGTGGAAAAAGTTAGTCAACTCTTTTCGTTTAAAAGTATTATTAACGCTTTCTAAAAAGGAAGGAAGCTCTTCTTTAAATATTAAAAATGAATTTGCATCTATTTATAATACTGAATCAATCATTGCAACTCCAGAAGAAAGTGCACGTTTAGAATTTGTAGATGTGGTAGATTCTAGATATTCAGAATTCAATTCTAGTGGTTATGGTTCTGGTTTATACATGGCGTCTACTTTTGTAGATATGTTAAAAGAAAGAGAAGATGCACGCTTATTTGCTATTGCAGGTCAAACTAAAAATGCAAAAGAAGCAGGTTTGTCTATTGGTGATTTTACTGCGTACGCAGGAGGAAATCCTATTGCGGCTTATAACGATGTAAATTTAGTAGCTGCGGCAGGTAAAGTATCAAAAGTAAATGAGCGTTATACAAAAGATCCAACGGCAGAAGCACATAATTTGTTAAGTTTTTCTGAAGTTCAGTTTATTTTAGCAGAAGCAGCCGTAAAAGGATGGATTTCTTCTACAAGCGCACTAATTTTTTATGAAAACGGAATCAAAGCAAACTTCCAGTTCTATAATACGTATGCAAAAGGATATGAAGCGTATTATACGCAAGCTGAAGCTGTAAAATATATTGCAGGAACAAAAGTGAACTTTTTAAATGCTAGTACTAATGAAGAAAAATTAGAATTAATTTTAACCCAGAAATATTTAACATCTTTTTTACAAGGAGGTTGGAGAATGTATTTTGATCATTTGAGAACTGGATATCCTGTATTTCCTTTAGGTTTAGGTACAGCTCCAACAAGATGGATGTATCCTTTAGATGAATACAATAACAATTCGACTAACGTAACCGAAGCAATTGCCAGTCAATTTGGAGGTTCTAATGACGGAATTAGAGAAATTACTTGGTGGTTAAAATAA
- a CDS encoding metallophosphoesterase family protein encodes MKKNILITFLILFYVPILWAQKIEIKPYLQDAEPTSIKIMWQTDFGEESIVHWGLSKNKLKNKTKGTSFDINFSEKRVHEVAITGLSRFTTYFYKVQTGKAVSEVYQFKTPPFAGSSKKINLVAMSDMQNDWQHPTKFQEVVEEGILPYFKKNFEGDLSDNLAMVVIPGDLVDRGTTFNQWEDHFFKQSEKLFSNVPVYPVPGNHERNSDYFFKYFSLPKNGSPEYAEHWWFKDYANTRIIGLDSNDGYRDIKQQLVWLKELLAKTAKNDSIDFVFAQLHHPHKSELWIPGEEDFSGEVVKLLEAFSKESNKPSLHFFGHTHGYSRGQSKEHKHLWVNVASAGGAIDNWGEFEGRDYDEFTVTQDEYGFVLATIDPDKENPSFTLKRISRGNNIKFRNNELRDSITVFKKTIQPNTPVLANFSKEAKPTYKVVLKANSFKSDKKKAFHAASNWQVSTTEDFAKPVYDSWKQHENWYYRENRQKDDDLTDEVLDRKLNNNTTYYVRVRYRDQFLNWSNWSIIKTFKTIK; translated from the coding sequence ATGAAAAAAAATATACTTATTACATTTTTGATATTGTTTTATGTTCCGATTTTATGGGCTCAAAAAATAGAAATAAAACCTTATTTACAAGACGCAGAACCAACTTCAATCAAAATTATGTGGCAAACAGATTTTGGAGAAGAATCAATTGTGCATTGGGGATTAAGCAAAAACAAATTAAAAAATAAAACAAAAGGAACTTCTTTTGATATTAATTTTTCAGAAAAACGAGTTCATGAAGTTGCTATAACGGGGTTATCAAGATTTACCACCTATTTTTATAAAGTACAAACAGGGAAAGCAGTTTCTGAAGTGTATCAATTTAAAACTCCACCTTTTGCAGGTAGTTCTAAAAAAATAAATTTAGTTGCTATGAGCGATATGCAAAACGACTGGCAACATCCAACAAAGTTTCAAGAAGTGGTAGAAGAAGGTATTTTACCGTATTTTAAAAAGAATTTTGAAGGCGATCTTTCAGACAATTTAGCTATGGTGGTGATTCCTGGAGATTTGGTAGATAGAGGTACTACTTTTAATCAATGGGAAGATCATTTTTTTAAACAATCAGAAAAATTATTTTCTAACGTACCAGTGTACCCAGTTCCTGGGAATCATGAACGTAATTCAGATTATTTCTTTAAATACTTTAGTCTTCCTAAAAATGGAAGTCCGGAATATGCAGAGCACTGGTGGTTTAAAGATTATGCAAATACCAGAATTATTGGGCTAGATTCTAATGACGGTTATCGAGATATAAAACAACAATTAGTGTGGTTAAAAGAGTTGTTAGCTAAAACAGCTAAAAACGATTCGATTGATTTTGTTTTTGCTCAATTACATCATCCTCATAAATCGGAATTATGGATTCCTGGAGAAGAAGATTTTTCTGGTGAAGTAGTAAAATTGTTAGAAGCCTTTAGCAAGGAATCTAACAAACCAAGTTTACATTTTTTCGGACATACGCATGGGTATTCTAGAGGACAATCTAAAGAACATAAACATCTTTGGGTAAATGTTGCATCCGCCGGAGGCGCTATTGATAATTGGGGCGAATTTGAAGGTAGAGATTATGACGAATTTACGGTAACTCAAGACGAATATGGCTTTGTTTTGGCAACCATAGACCCAGATAAAGAAAATCCTTCTTTTACCTTAAAAAGGATAAGTAGAGGTAATAATATCAAATTTAGAAATAACGAGTTAAGAGATAGTATTACTGTTTTTAAGAAAACAATTCAGCCAAATACACCTGTTTTAGCTAATTTTAGTAAAGAAGCAAAACCTACTTATAAAGTAGTTTTAAAGGCAAATTCTTTTAAAAGTGATAAAAAGAAGGCTTTTCATGCAGCCTCTAATTGGCAGGTGTCTACAACAGAAGATTTTGCTAAACCAGTGTACGATTCTTGGAAACAACACGAAAATTGGTATTACAGAGAAAATAGACAAAAAGACGATGATTTAACGGATGAGGTTTTAGATAGAAAGCTAAATAATAACACAACCTATTATGTGCGTGTTCGTTACAGAGATCAATTTTTAAATTGGAGTAATTGGTCTATTATAAAAACATTTAAAACGATTAAATAA
- a CDS encoding alkaline phosphatase family protein — translation MKRLKLSSVFLLLMLAACSSEKKEIKKILKDDSNKVFVITLDGLRWQELFSGADSLLVENKEYVSDTKGLKTQFWRDSATERRKVLFPFIWNEVAKMGQIHGNRWQGSKMNVTNGMHFSYPGYNEILTGKADDARIDSNRKIPNPNLTILEIAENTEAYKGMVVAFGSWDVFPFIINEERSGLYVNAGFREAIGTDLSDKEVFLNELQAETPSPWGGVRLDVFTHHYALETIKKKHPKLVFISYGETDDFAHDGEYDAYLRSANRTDAFIQKLWNYTQKDLFYKGKTTFIITTDHGRGTAPLETWKHHGDAIKDSDQVWVLSFGNEIEAKGEIITEEQLYTNQVAASVAKLLDVEIPTDSIGKPFSFIK, via the coding sequence ATGAAAAGATTAAAATTATCAAGTGTTTTTTTACTGTTGATGTTAGCTGCGTGCTCTTCAGAAAAAAAAGAAATCAAAAAAATATTGAAAGACGATTCTAATAAAGTTTTTGTAATTACTTTAGATGGTTTGCGTTGGCAAGAATTATTCTCTGGAGCCGATTCTTTATTGGTAGAAAATAAAGAATATGTTAGTGATACAAAAGGATTGAAAACACAATTTTGGAGAGATTCTGCCACAGAAAGAAGAAAAGTGTTATTTCCTTTTATTTGGAATGAAGTTGCTAAAATGGGACAAATTCATGGAAACCGATGGCAAGGAAGTAAAATGAATGTAACTAACGGAATGCATTTTTCGTACCCTGGTTACAATGAAATTTTAACAGGAAAAGCAGACGATGCAAGAATTGATAGCAATCGTAAAATTCCGAATCCGAACCTTACTATTTTAGAAATAGCAGAAAATACAGAAGCTTACAAAGGTATGGTAGTAGCTTTTGGTAGTTGGGATGTTTTTCCGTTTATAATCAACGAAGAAAGAAGTGGTTTGTATGTAAACGCAGGTTTTAGAGAAGCAATAGGAACTGATTTGTCAGATAAAGAAGTTTTCTTAAATGAGTTGCAAGCAGAAACTCCGAGTCCTTGGGGTGGTGTTCGTTTAGATGTTTTTACACATCATTATGCTTTAGAAACGATTAAAAAGAAGCATCCGAAGTTGGTGTTTATTTCTTACGGAGAAACCGATGATTTTGCACACGATGGAGAATATGATGCGTATTTAAGATCGGCAAATAGAACCGATGCGTTCATCCAAAAACTTTGGAATTATACTCAAAAAGATCTTTTCTATAAAGGAAAAACGACTTTTATAATTACGACAGATCATGGAAGAGGTACAGCGCCTTTAGAAACATGGAAGCATCATGGAGACGCTATTAAAGATTCAGACCAAGTTTGGGTACTTTCTTTTGGAAATGAAATTGAAGCAAAAGGAGAAATTATAACGGAAGAACAGTTGTATACAAATCAAGTGGCGGCTTCTGTAGCCAAACTTTTAGATGTAGAGATACCGACAGATTCAATAGGAAAACCATTTTCTTTTATAAAGTAA